A genomic region of Planococcus kocurii contains the following coding sequences:
- a CDS encoding alpha-ketoacid dehydrogenase subunit beta, translating into MAIMSYIDAITLAMKEEMERDENVFVLGEDVGKKGGVFKATQGLYDQFGEDRVLDTPLAESAIAGVGIGAAMYGLRPIAEMQFADFIMPAINQIISEASRIRYRSNNDWTCPIVFRAPFGGGVHGALYHSQSVEAIFANQPGLKIVIPSTPYDAKGLLKAAIRDEDPVMFFEHKRAYRLIKGEVPEEDYTIEIGKADVKREGEDITVITYGLAVHFALQAAERLAEDGISAHILDLRTIYPLDKEGIIEAAKKTGKVLLVTEDNKEGSIIGEVAAIIAENCLFDLDAPIKRLAGPDIPAMAYAPTMEKFFMINPDKVEKAMRELAEF; encoded by the coding sequence ATGGCTATTATGTCTTATATAGATGCCATCACGCTTGCCATGAAAGAAGAAATGGAACGTGACGAAAACGTCTTTGTTCTCGGAGAAGACGTCGGTAAAAAAGGTGGCGTTTTTAAAGCGACTCAAGGTCTGTACGATCAATTCGGAGAAGACCGTGTCTTAGATACGCCTCTTGCAGAATCAGCGATTGCCGGTGTCGGCATTGGTGCAGCGATGTACGGATTACGCCCAATTGCAGAAATGCAATTTGCGGATTTCATCATGCCCGCTATTAACCAAATTATTTCTGAAGCTTCACGCATTCGTTACCGTTCAAATAACGACTGGACTTGTCCAATCGTTTTCCGCGCACCTTTTGGCGGTGGTGTTCATGGCGCACTTTATCATTCGCAGTCAGTAGAAGCAATATTCGCTAATCAGCCTGGGTTAAAAATCGTTATCCCGTCAACTCCATACGATGCAAAAGGCTTGTTAAAAGCAGCAATTCGCGATGAAGATCCGGTTATGTTTTTTGAGCACAAACGTGCATACCGTCTAATTAAAGGTGAAGTACCAGAAGAAGATTACACAATTGAAATTGGTAAAGCAGATGTGAAACGCGAAGGTGAAGATATTACAGTCATCACTTATGGTTTAGCAGTCCACTTTGCACTTCAAGCGGCAGAACGCCTAGCCGAAGATGGTATTTCTGCGCACATCCTTGATTTGCGTACAATTTATCCATTGGACAAAGAAGGCATTATCGAAGCTGCGAAAAAGACAGGTAAAGTTCTTCTAGTTACAGAAGACAATAAAGAAGGAAGTATCATCGGAGAAGTAGCAGCGATCATCGCTGAAAACTGCCTATTCGACCTAGACGCTCCGATTAAACGTCTAGCTGGACCCGATATCCCAGCAATGGCATATGCACCAACTATGGAGAAATTCTTCATGATCAACCCAGACAAAGTAGAAAAAGCAATGAGAGAACTAGCTGAATTTTAA
- a CDS encoding thiamine pyrophosphate-dependent dehydrogenase E1 component subunit alpha, with amino-acid sequence MASRHEEIGLTNEDLLKMYETMLMARRVDERMWLLNRAGKIPFVISCQGQEAAQVGAAFALDNSKDYIAPYYRDIGVVLHFGMTPKDLMLSAFAKAEDPNSGGRQMPGHFGQKSNRILTGSSPVTTQLPHAVGVALAGKMKKKDFITFTTLGEGSSNQGDFHEGMNFAGVHKLPVIIMVENNKYAISVPVERQLACKNVSDRAIGYGMPGVTIDGNDPIEVYKHVKEAADRARRGEGPSLIETVCERMTAHSSDDDHRQYRSADELAAQKSTDPILTFGAYLKENGVMNDELEKEINDRIMVIVNEATDYAEEAPYAEPEHAMKYVYAEEGGDE; translated from the coding sequence ATGGCTTCTAGACATGAAGAAATTGGTTTAACAAATGAAGATTTACTCAAAATGTATGAAACAATGTTGATGGCTCGACGTGTAGATGAACGGATGTGGCTATTAAACCGCGCAGGAAAAATTCCTTTCGTGATTTCATGCCAAGGTCAAGAAGCAGCACAAGTAGGCGCTGCTTTTGCTCTTGATAATTCAAAAGATTATATCGCTCCTTACTACCGCGATATTGGTGTAGTCCTTCATTTTGGAATGACACCAAAAGATTTGATGCTGTCTGCTTTCGCTAAAGCAGAAGATCCAAACTCTGGTGGGCGCCAAATGCCTGGTCATTTTGGGCAAAAGAGTAACCGTATTTTGACAGGCTCTTCGCCTGTTACGACACAATTGCCTCACGCAGTGGGCGTTGCTTTAGCAGGAAAAATGAAGAAAAAAGATTTCATCACGTTTACGACGCTGGGTGAAGGATCTTCCAACCAAGGGGATTTCCACGAAGGCATGAACTTTGCCGGCGTTCACAAGTTACCAGTTATCATTATGGTCGAAAACAATAAATATGCAATTTCGGTGCCCGTTGAACGCCAGTTAGCTTGTAAAAACGTATCGGATCGAGCAATCGGCTATGGTATGCCAGGTGTAACAATCGATGGCAACGATCCGATTGAAGTTTACAAACATGTTAAAGAAGCTGCTGATCGCGCACGCCGTGGCGAAGGACCAAGCTTGATAGAAACAGTTTGCGAACGAATGACAGCGCACTCGTCAGATGATGATCACCGCCAGTATCGCTCTGCGGATGAATTGGCTGCACAAAAATCAACAGATCCAATTTTAACATTTGGTGCTTATTTGAAAGAAAACGGTGTGATGAACGATGAATTAGAAAAAGAAATTAATGATCGCATTATGGTGATTGTCAATGAAGCAACGGATTATGCAGAAGAAGCACCATATGCAGAACCAGAACATGCGATGAAGTATGTCTATGCCGAAGAAGGAGGAGACGAATAA
- a CDS encoding dihydrolipoamide acetyltransferase family protein: MAIENIKMPQLGESVTEGTIEKWLVQPGDHVNKYDPLAEVNTDKVTAEVPSSFTGVVKELIASEGETLAVGEIVCTIETEGGNSAPVKEEKNAPDEQSAAPSAGKKEETKTAAQPAKPAGSKGRYSPAVLRLAQDNDIDLTQVDGSGNEGRITRKDLMKLIDSGTIPKAGDVPAAQTPTQQEQPAAQQAIATPEAPKAAPAPIESAPGDIEIPVTGVRRAIAANMLKSKHEAPHAWMMIEVDVTNLVQYRDSIKGEFKKKEGFNITYFAFFVKAVSQALKEFPMMNSMWAGDKIIQKKDINISIAVASDSALFVPVIRNSDEKSVKGIGKEVNELALKARSGKIKSADMQGGTFTVNNTGSFGSVQSMGIINHPQAAIMQVESIVKRPVIMDNGMIAARDMVNLCLSLDHRVLDGLVCGQFLARVKEILENMSKENTSVY, encoded by the coding sequence TTGGCTATTGAAAACATCAAAATGCCCCAGCTGGGTGAAAGTGTCACAGAAGGCACCATTGAAAAATGGCTTGTCCAGCCAGGTGATCATGTAAATAAATATGATCCACTCGCTGAAGTTAATACAGATAAAGTGACAGCGGAAGTTCCATCATCGTTCACAGGAGTTGTTAAGGAATTAATTGCTTCAGAAGGTGAAACTCTAGCAGTCGGTGAAATTGTCTGCACGATTGAAACTGAAGGCGGCAACTCTGCACCTGTAAAAGAAGAAAAAAACGCACCTGATGAACAATCAGCAGCACCGTCAGCAGGCAAAAAAGAAGAAACAAAAACGGCAGCTCAACCTGCGAAACCAGCTGGTTCAAAAGGCCGTTATTCACCAGCTGTCTTGCGCTTGGCTCAAGACAACGATATCGACTTAACCCAAGTGGACGGTTCAGGAAACGAAGGCCGTATTACGCGTAAAGATTTAATGAAGTTGATTGACAGCGGAACTATTCCAAAAGCTGGAGATGTGCCTGCAGCACAGACACCAACGCAACAAGAACAACCGGCTGCGCAGCAAGCAATAGCAACTCCAGAAGCACCAAAAGCCGCACCTGCTCCAATCGAAAGTGCTCCGGGAGATATTGAAATTCCAGTCACGGGTGTTCGTAGAGCGATTGCAGCAAATATGCTGAAGAGTAAACACGAAGCACCGCACGCATGGATGATGATTGAAGTGGATGTTACGAACCTTGTTCAATACCGTGATTCGATCAAAGGCGAATTTAAGAAAAAAGAAGGCTTTAATATTACGTATTTTGCTTTCTTCGTAAAAGCTGTATCACAAGCTTTGAAAGAATTCCCAATGATGAACTCGATGTGGGCGGGAGATAAAATTATCCAGAAAAAAGATATCAATATTTCAATTGCAGTTGCTTCTGACAGTGCTTTGTTTGTTCCGGTCATCAGAAATTCTGATGAAAAATCGGTTAAAGGCATTGGCAAAGAAGTAAACGAATTGGCATTAAAAGCACGTTCAGGCAAAATAAAATCAGCTGATATGCAAGGTGGAACATTCACTGTAAACAATACAGGATCATTTGGTTCTGTTCAGTCAATGGGCATCATCAACCATCCGCAAGCAGCAATTATGCAAGTTGAGTCAATTGTAAAACGTCCGGTTATTATGGATAACGGAATGATTGCAGCGCGTGACATGGTGAACCTTTGTCTTTCACTCGATCACCGTGTACTTGATGGTCTTGTTTGCGGTCAATTCTTGGCTCGCGTCAAAGAAATATTAGAGAATATGTCAAAAGAAAATACATCTGTTTACTAA